From a single Cotesia glomerata isolate CgM1 linkage group LG6, MPM_Cglom_v2.3, whole genome shotgun sequence genomic region:
- the LOC123266887 gene encoding LHFPL tetraspan subfamily member 3 protein translates to MGSKIEYVESSHMYASNYVRNSKAIAVLWGIFTICYAIIGVVAFVTPEWIGDLEHENPGRFGLWSRCSYGSSGEVGEECIGRLDDLSTVGNVPFKASTILVGIAVVIALVSICAMLLFFFCQSTTVFYICGWMQVISAICMAVGVGVYPLGWDSPMVRAVCGASASRYVPGACAIRWAIPLAAIAALDAVTLAALAFILASRHVRLEAEPFNNGSLYKGEVNPGYVNEAQSVAGSRKSLSLRPVLLVAPPEQDRYSELSRAKSHSHHSLYSPSGPHPVHTLSTNTLSHSQRNFQL, encoded by the exons atggGTTCAAAAATAGAATATGTTGAATCTTCCCACATGTACGCCTCAAATTACGTCCGTAATTCAAAAGCAATAGCAGTATTGTGGGGAATATTTACTATTTGTTATGCAATTATTGGAGTGGTAGCTTTTGTCACACCTGAGTGGATCGGGGATCTGGAGCACGAAAATCCGGGTAGATTTGGACTTTGGTCCCGCTGTAGCTACGGATCCAGCG GTGAAGTCGGAGAAGAATGCATTGGACGGTTAGATGATCTATCTACTGTTGGAAACGTGCCATTTAAAGCCAGTACTATTCTTGTAGGAATAGCTGTTGTTATTGCACTAGTGTCTATTTGTGCAatgttattattctttttctgTCAAAGTACtactgttttttatatttgtggGTGGATGCAGGTTAtatcag CAATCTGCATGGCTGTCGGCGTGGGCGTGTATCCTCTTGGGTGGGATTCGCCGATGGTACGAGCCGTCTGTGGAGCTTCTGCGTCCAG ATATGTTCCCGGTGCTTGCGCGATAAGATGGGCGATTCCTCTGGCAGCGATCGCTGCCCTGGATGCAGTGACCCTCGCTGCGCTCGCTTTTATCCTCGCGTCAAGACATGTCAGGCTTGAAGCCGAGCCTTTTAACAACGGGTCTCTCTACAAgg GTGAAGTAAATCCAGGATACGTAAACGAAGCCCAGAGCGTAGCAGGGTCAAGAAAATCCCTATCTTTGCGACCGGTCCTCCTGGTGGCGCCACCTGAGCAAGATCGGTACAGCGAACTATCACGAGCAAAGTCTCACTCTCACCACAGCTTATACTCGCCCAGCGGGCCTCATCCGGTCCATACTCTCTCGACAAACACTCTCAGTCACTCCCAGAGAAATTTCCAgctctaa